One segment of Halomonas sp. TD01 DNA contains the following:
- a CDS encoding efflux RND transporter permease subunit, which yields MNFSNFFISRPIFATVLAIILTLVGTMAMRILPIEQYPSVVPPTVSVQAQFPGADAETVAQTVAAPLAEAINGVEDMLYMTSNSADNGTMSLSVAFNIGTDGDINTINVNNRVQGALSQLPEAVQSQGVKVELRSDSILMLVALTSPSGDYNKIYMQNYATLNILDELRQVPGVGNAEVLGGGEFAMRVWMDPDKLAQYNLTPSEVASAIRAQNTEIPAGNLAATPQSEPRAYTYTITAGGRLSGTDDFRNIFLRTNPDGSSLRLEDVARIELGASFYGVDARLNGATMTPIIINQQPGANALETADAVRTTMEELSGRFPPGLEYVTPYDTTLFIDASVETVLKTFIEAFLIVIVILFIFLQNWRFTVIAMSVVPVSVIGTFAGFYLFGFSINLLTLFALVLSIGIVVDDAILVVENVERVLSEEDDISVRDATIRAMKEVGGPVIATSLIMAAVFVPVAFLGGFTGQIYQQFAITVAISVALSALMALTFTPALSAIFIKHNLHKTKQSAFRRAITTPLRLFDRFFAGFTAVYMWFVKKLVRFWVLALALTVAVGAGSYWLYANTPSTLVPETDQGIVLVSVSLPDAASLSRTQAYMAELSSQIEAIPGVEYSSAVAGYDILSSAVNTARGIMFINMKTWAERDLTANELVGRIMQLGASIDGGSAMAFNVPPIMGLSTTGGFTGYLQSFEGASTRELYQASLQIMQAANQHPALSRVFTTFNVNVPSYRADIDQQKALSYGVALENINSALANTFGNGFVNFFSYQNRNFQVYLQNEDEFRKTPDDVSSVYVRGGNGERIPLSEFVTLERQTGPSVVSRFGVYAGAQFQGNPAPGYSSAQAIEAMEEVVQETLGRNWGMGWTGTAYQESNLGNTATLAIVFGILMVFLILAAQYESWSLPLAVLTATPFAFLGGIGGIVLRGLDTSVYVQIGMLVVVGLAAKNAILIVEFAEMQRKEQGKSIREAAITAAELRFRPIVMTSLAFIFGTLPLALASGASDVSSHHIGTTVAVGMASVAVLGSLFIPSFYAMIATVSDWLYRKRHPDRDGNNEQAALGHDQP from the coding sequence ATGAACTTTTCCAACTTCTTCATCAGCCGACCGATTTTCGCCACCGTTTTGGCGATTATCTTGACGCTGGTAGGTACGATGGCGATGCGAATACTGCCGATTGAGCAGTATCCCAGCGTTGTACCTCCCACGGTGTCGGTACAGGCTCAGTTCCCAGGGGCTGATGCTGAAACAGTTGCGCAGACTGTAGCCGCACCGCTTGCTGAGGCCATCAATGGTGTTGAGGACATGCTGTACATGACCTCAAACAGTGCTGATAACGGCACCATGAGCCTGAGCGTGGCGTTCAATATCGGCACGGATGGTGATATCAATACCATCAACGTGAACAACCGAGTGCAGGGCGCACTTTCACAGCTACCCGAGGCAGTTCAGTCTCAAGGGGTGAAAGTCGAATTACGCTCTGACTCTATTTTGATGCTTGTTGCCTTGACGTCACCTAGCGGTGACTACAACAAGATATACATGCAGAACTACGCCACGCTTAATATCTTGGATGAGCTACGCCAAGTACCAGGCGTAGGTAATGCCGAAGTGTTGGGTGGTGGTGAGTTTGCTATGCGGGTGTGGATGGATCCCGATAAGCTGGCTCAGTACAACCTTACGCCCAGTGAAGTGGCCAGTGCTATTCGTGCGCAGAACACCGAGATTCCTGCGGGTAACTTAGCGGCAACGCCACAAAGCGAACCGCGCGCCTATACCTATACGATTACCGCCGGCGGGCGTTTGTCGGGCACTGATGATTTCCGCAATATCTTCCTGCGCACCAACCCGGACGGCTCTTCGCTGCGGCTAGAGGATGTGGCGCGTATTGAGTTGGGCGCTTCGTTCTATGGCGTGGATGCTCGCTTAAACGGCGCCACCATGACGCCAATTATTATTAACCAGCAACCTGGTGCAAACGCGCTGGAAACTGCAGATGCGGTACGCACCACCATGGAAGAGCTTTCGGGGCGTTTCCCGCCAGGGCTTGAGTATGTAACGCCTTATGACACCACTCTGTTTATTGATGCATCCGTAGAAACGGTACTAAAGACCTTCATCGAAGCGTTCCTGATCGTTATCGTTATTCTGTTTATCTTCTTGCAGAACTGGCGCTTTACGGTCATTGCTATGTCGGTCGTGCCGGTGTCGGTTATCGGCACCTTTGCGGGCTTTTACTTGTTTGGCTTCTCAATCAACCTGCTAACGCTTTTCGCCCTGGTGCTATCGATAGGGATAGTAGTGGACGATGCGATTCTGGTGGTCGAGAACGTCGAGCGGGTACTGAGCGAAGAAGACGATATTTCGGTGCGTGATGCGACTATTCGCGCGATGAAAGAGGTCGGTGGCCCAGTTATTGCCACGTCGCTTATTATGGCGGCGGTATTTGTGCCGGTAGCATTTTTGGGTGGTTTTACCGGGCAAATTTATCAGCAGTTTGCGATTACCGTGGCGATATCGGTGGCGCTGTCAGCGTTGATGGCACTGACATTCACCCCCGCGCTGTCGGCTATCTTTATTAAGCATAACCTGCATAAAACGAAACAGTCCGCGTTTCGGCGTGCGATTACCACGCCGCTGCGTCTGTTTGACCGCTTCTTCGCTGGCTTTACCGCCGTTTATATGTGGTTCGTGAAAAAGTTGGTGCGCTTCTGGGTGTTAGCGCTCGCGCTAACTGTGGCGGTGGGGGCTGGTTCTTACTGGCTCTATGCGAATACGCCTTCCACGCTAGTGCCGGAAACTGACCAAGGTATCGTGCTGGTCAGCGTTTCCTTGCCAGATGCCGCGTCACTTAGCCGAACGCAAGCTTACATGGCCGAGCTCAGTTCACAGATAGAAGCTATTCCTGGCGTTGAGTACTCCTCTGCGGTCGCAGGTTATGACATTCTGTCGAGCGCGGTTAATACGGCGCGTGGCATCATGTTTATCAACATGAAAACCTGGGCTGAGCGAGATCTAACCGCGAATGAATTGGTAGGCCGTATCATGCAGCTGGGCGCGAGCATTGATGGTGGTTCGGCGATGGCGTTTAACGTGCCGCCAATAATGGGACTCTCGACAACGGGTGGCTTCACTGGCTACTTGCAATCTTTTGAGGGTGCTTCCACGCGTGAGCTTTATCAAGCGTCATTGCAAATTATGCAGGCAGCTAACCAGCATCCGGCTCTGAGTCGCGTATTCACGACATTTAATGTCAACGTACCTTCTTACCGTGCGGATATAGACCAGCAAAAAGCACTCAGCTATGGCGTTGCTCTTGAAAATATCAACTCAGCGCTAGCCAATACCTTTGGTAATGGTTTTGTTAACTTCTTTAGCTACCAAAACCGCAACTTCCAGGTCTATTTACAGAATGAAGATGAATTCCGTAAAACACCGGATGATGTCAGTAGTGTTTATGTGCGCGGTGGCAATGGCGAGCGTATTCCGCTTTCCGAGTTTGTAACGCTTGAACGCCAAACTGGCCCATCGGTGGTCTCCCGTTTCGGTGTTTATGCGGGCGCTCAGTTCCAAGGCAACCCAGCGCCAGGTTACAGCTCTGCACAGGCTATTGAAGCCATGGAGGAAGTGGTTCAGGAAACGCTAGGTAGAAACTGGGGCATGGGCTGGACAGGTACGGCGTACCAAGAGTCTAACCTTGGTAATACCGCCACGCTTGCTATCGTGTTTGGTATCTTGATGGTGTTCTTGATCCTGGCGGCGCAGTATGAAAGTTGGTCGCTTCCTCTCGCAGTACTAACCGCCACGCCGTTCGCCTTCTTAGGGGGGATTGGTGGCATTGTGCTGCGCGGCCTGGACACCAGTGTTTATGTCCAGATTGGGATGCTGGTGGTCGTTGGCTTGGCTGCTAAGAACGCGATATTAATTGTCGAGTTTGCTGAGATGCAGCGCAAAGAGCAGGGCAAGTCGATTCGTGAAGCAGCGATTACTGCTGCAGAGCTTCGCTTCCGTCCCATCGTCATGACCTCGCTGGCCTTTATCTTCGGCACCTTGCCGTTGGCACTGGCCTCTGGCGCAAGTGATGTGAGCAGTCACCACATAGGTACCACCGTTGCGGTCGGTATGGCATCTGTTGCCGTGCTAGGAAGCCTGTTTATTCCAAGCTTCTACGCAATGATTGCCACGGTCTCCGATTGGCTCTATCGCAAACGCCACCCTGACCGGGATGGTAACAACGAGCAGGCAGCGCTAGGTCACGACCAACCGTAA
- a CDS encoding efflux RND transporter periplasmic adaptor subunit codes for MKKTIHSGRASLVTLIAALALAACGQEQPQEQQAGQQEAPPHAVEVAEIARQDIPLDKSYPSLLRSDSEVTLVARVNGFLEERHFEPGQLVEQGDRLYTIEPDLYQATVNQREADLQSARAELARAQRDAQRFEQLLSQNSVSRQQYDQALADQRVAQASVAQADAALTSANIDLGYSNVTAPVSGMISLSQINVGNLVTPGTELATITPLDPLEVRFQLPQRDAFELRRQLGESGSASDITARLSVPGQSGSDSTDLEGRLDFLGSRVDTGTSTVQASATFANPDGAVLPGQFVRVRIEGLKRFDVLAVPEIAVTQGLMGPQVFIVDDENKARERTVQLGEVAGPWQIIRDGLTAGERVIVGDPAGLEPGRVIDPQPFEGNAAAIVEEAEQEDAQQEAQEAEAMQEGAADAQPAEGEEGAQ; via the coding sequence ATGAAGAAGACGATTCACTCAGGTCGAGCGAGTCTAGTGACGCTGATAGCTGCATTGGCGCTAGCCGCATGCGGCCAGGAGCAGCCTCAGGAACAGCAGGCCGGGCAGCAGGAAGCTCCGCCTCATGCTGTAGAAGTAGCCGAAATAGCCCGCCAGGATATCCCGCTGGATAAATCTTACCCATCACTGCTGCGCAGCGACAGTGAGGTCACGCTTGTGGCGCGGGTAAATGGGTTTCTTGAAGAGCGCCATTTTGAGCCAGGACAGTTGGTAGAGCAGGGTGATCGGCTCTATACCATTGAGCCAGATCTCTACCAAGCAACGGTTAATCAGCGTGAAGCCGACTTGCAAAGTGCGCGCGCTGAACTTGCTCGTGCCCAGCGCGATGCGCAGCGTTTTGAGCAGTTGTTGAGCCAAAACTCGGTGAGCCGTCAACAGTATGACCAAGCACTGGCTGATCAGCGGGTTGCCCAAGCCAGCGTTGCTCAAGCAGATGCGGCGTTAACCAGCGCTAATATTGATTTAGGGTACTCAAACGTTACGGCACCCGTGTCTGGCATGATCAGCTTAAGCCAGATAAACGTTGGTAATTTGGTAACGCCAGGAACTGAGCTGGCCACTATCACGCCGCTTGATCCCCTTGAAGTACGTTTTCAACTACCTCAGCGCGATGCCTTTGAGCTGCGTCGTCAACTGGGTGAGAGCGGTAGCGCATCAGATATCACCGCGCGTTTGAGCGTGCCAGGACAAAGTGGCAGCGACAGCACTGACCTTGAAGGCCGCCTGGACTTCCTTGGTTCTCGTGTTGATACCGGCACCAGCACGGTACAAGCGTCAGCAACGTTCGCAAACCCCGATGGCGCTGTATTGCCTGGTCAGTTTGTACGGGTGCGGATTGAAGGCTTGAAGCGTTTCGATGTGCTGGCCGTACCAGAAATTGCCGTTACTCAGGGGTTAATGGGGCCACAGGTCTTTATTGTTGATGATGAAAACAAAGCCCGCGAGCGCACGGTTCAGCTCGGTGAAGTGGCTGGTCCATGGCAAATCATTCGTGATGGCCTTACCGCTGGTGAGCGCGTCATCGTAGGCGACCCCGCTGGCCTGGAGCCAGGCAGGGTAATTGACCCCCAGCCGTTTGAAGGTAACGCTGCCGCTATCGTCGAAGAAGCTGAGCAGGAAGACGCCCAGCAAGAAGCCCAGGAGGCTGAGGCAATGCAGGAGGGGGCGGCTGACGCACAGCCCGCTGAAGGGGAAGAGGGCGCGCAATAA
- a CDS encoding TolC family outer membrane protein, producing MRLAHWAVNAPFRPLLLAVLTSSFILPAQAADLINITRDALNNNAALASARAEFSSVEAASDVASGALLPQVNASGNVAHNQQYESQSSSRGGQSAGAASNAGGEGGGDDRYNTVSLSLEATQALFNAVTRQEVNQAERQIDQQVYLLAATEQQLLIDVATAYFDILRAHEVLEARLAQERAIGRQLEQAQEQFEVGLIAITEVEEARASFDQSRADRIAGESNLQVAFEVLEQLTGQRYASIDALGDGMPIALPTPTDRNYWVEQAIERNPQVLAQQAGIELSRVGVELARAGRMPTVQAFANYQYSDSDSDLVSGYNTSSQVGVSANLPIYTGGSTSARIRQGTFQLESSQYDFESQRRTTIQQVRSLYTQVSNNVDTVDARQQAIVSNRSALEATRAGYEVGTRNIVDVLNAEQNLYNAIANYAEARYDYVVNLLSLRQQAGLLDVAAIEEVNAWLTGDEVNFTLPESGEPDAYQRAMDIGAPPTPGA from the coding sequence ATGCGACTGGCACACTGGGCAGTCAATGCCCCTTTTCGTCCCCTGCTATTAGCAGTGCTGACATCTTCTTTCATACTGCCTGCACAAGCGGCAGATTTGATTAATATCACCCGCGACGCGCTTAACAATAATGCTGCCTTGGCCTCTGCACGTGCTGAGTTTTCAAGTGTTGAAGCGGCAAGCGACGTGGCAAGTGGTGCATTACTACCCCAGGTAAATGCTTCCGGTAACGTCGCACATAACCAGCAGTACGAAAGCCAGTCCTCCTCAAGAGGGGGGCAGAGTGCTGGTGCTGCTTCTAATGCAGGTGGAGAGGGGGGTGGCGATGATCGTTACAATACGGTGTCGTTAAGCCTTGAGGCGACCCAGGCACTATTTAATGCCGTCACGCGTCAGGAAGTGAATCAGGCTGAGCGTCAGATTGATCAACAAGTGTACCTATTGGCCGCTACTGAGCAGCAATTATTGATTGATGTTGCTACCGCTTATTTCGATATTTTGCGTGCCCATGAAGTCCTCGAGGCGCGCTTAGCCCAAGAACGGGCGATTGGCCGCCAGCTTGAGCAGGCCCAAGAGCAGTTTGAAGTTGGCCTCATAGCGATTACTGAAGTAGAGGAAGCGCGAGCGAGTTTTGATCAATCCCGCGCTGATCGCATCGCCGGAGAAAGTAATCTTCAGGTCGCATTTGAGGTGCTTGAACAGCTGACGGGGCAGCGTTACGCCAGTATTGATGCATTGGGCGACGGTATGCCGATTGCCCTGCCAACCCCCACGGATCGTAACTATTGGGTAGAACAAGCAATTGAGCGTAATCCGCAGGTATTGGCGCAGCAGGCGGGCATTGAGCTTTCCCGCGTAGGCGTTGAGCTGGCGCGTGCCGGACGCATGCCGACGGTGCAGGCATTTGCTAACTACCAGTACTCGGACAGCGACAGTGATCTGGTTAGTGGTTACAACACGTCAAGTCAAGTGGGCGTTTCGGCGAACTTGCCTATTTATACCGGTGGCAGTACCAGTGCTCGTATTCGCCAAGGCACTTTCCAGCTCGAAAGTAGCCAATACGATTTCGAGTCTCAGCGCCGTACCACCATTCAGCAGGTGCGTTCGCTCTATACCCAGGTCAGCAACAACGTCGATACCGTTGATGCTCGTCAGCAGGCAATCGTCTCTAACCGCAGCGCTTTGGAAGCTACGCGCGCCGGTTATGAAGTAGGCACGCGTAATATCGTGGACGTGTTGAACGCTGAGCAAAACCTTTACAACGCCATCGCTAACTATGCTGAAGCGCGTTATGACTATGTGGTGAATCTGCTGTCACTGCGTCAACAGGCCGGCTTGCTAGACGTTGCGGCGATTGAAGAAGTCAATGCGTGGCTAACGGGTGATGAGGTGAACTTCACGCTTCCTGAAAGTGGCGAACCTGACGCCTACCAGCGGGCTATGGATATTGGCGCTCCCCCTACACCGGGTGCGTAA
- a CDS encoding fructosamine kinase family protein: MDTILRDLLDTLGLIPTDKLQPLSGGDIAAVYALTTRQGQVVIKHDDSARLLGEAEGLRTLKGAGTSLVIPEVLGESMGWLVIESLDTKPANARSSAALGEGLRELHGVIGDAHGWHQNNACGRTPQSNSPLTDGRAFQRERRLLPLSQACYQQGLLDAALRSRIERQAGQLETWLPDSPATLIHGDLWSGNVLTTTRGPALIDPAVYRHYPDVDLAMLTLFGATGAPFFDAYWDGDKPADWPRREALFQLYPLLNHLLLFGSGYRSAVERCVATLENFED, from the coding sequence ATGGATACCATCTTGCGCGATCTGCTAGATACGCTAGGGTTAATCCCCACTGATAAACTTCAGCCACTCAGTGGTGGTGATATAGCCGCTGTTTACGCCTTAACTACCCGCCAAGGGCAAGTCGTTATTAAACACGATGATTCAGCGCGACTACTTGGAGAAGCAGAAGGGCTTCGCACACTAAAAGGAGCGGGTACTTCACTAGTGATACCCGAGGTGCTGGGGGAGTCGATGGGCTGGCTGGTGATTGAGTCGCTCGACACCAAACCCGCAAACGCCCGCAGTAGCGCTGCCTTGGGCGAGGGGCTACGTGAGCTGCATGGCGTGATAGGTGATGCCCATGGCTGGCATCAGAACAATGCGTGCGGACGTACGCCCCAATCTAATTCCCCGCTGACAGATGGCCGGGCGTTTCAGCGCGAACGGCGTCTGCTGCCTCTGAGCCAAGCGTGCTATCAGCAGGGCCTGCTGGATGCCGCGTTACGCAGCCGTATTGAGCGCCAAGCAGGCCAGCTAGAAACATGGCTGCCAGATTCGCCTGCCACTCTTATTCATGGAGACCTATGGTCGGGCAATGTGCTGACGACCACTAGAGGGCCTGCACTAATCGACCCTGCTGTTTATCGCCATTATCCCGACGTTGACCTAGCCATGCTGACCCTGTTTGGGGCGACAGGTGCGCCTTTTTTCGATGCTTACTGGGACGGCGATAAGCCAGCCGACTGGCCAAGACGAGAAGCGCTGTTTCAGCTTTATCCGTTGCTTAATCATCTGCTGTTATTTGGTTCAGGGTATCGCAGCGCCGTTGAACGTTGTGTGGCCACGTTGGAAAATTTTGAGGATTAA
- the xylB gene encoding xylulokinase, which yields MYIGVDCGTQSTKVVVVDVERGVILGEGSRSHGLDEGEHGRREQAPAEWLAALKGAFFQAIERSGIDTKQVRGIGVSGQQHGMVALDADGVPVYPAKLWCDTETSTQNNDLVARLGGEAGCLEKLGLVLQTGYTASKVAWLRENHPDAYQRIATLLLPHDYLNFWLTGERVTEAGDASGTGYFDTRAQCWQKEVFAAIAPELDPDRVLPRLIQAHEPAGRVCPLVAQELGLHDDVVVSSGGGDNMMGAIGTGNITQGLVTLSLGTSGTVCAYSPDSVVCDSAMVANFCASHGGWLPLICTMNVTSATTKVRELFGLDLTAFGKQIASAPVGAEGITVLPFFNGERVPMLPNATGDFLGLTSLNMTQANLCRGVMEGATFGLRYGLELLGELAAGTSQIRLIGGGAKSPVWRQMVADITNTQVICPEITDAAALGAAIQAAWCDLHQEGVTLASLCERLVHLNTASLADPDAGRVTAYEVIYQRYREALAQRHGI from the coding sequence ATGTATATCGGGGTAGATTGCGGTACGCAGAGTACTAAAGTCGTGGTAGTCGATGTGGAGCGCGGTGTGATCCTGGGTGAAGGCAGTCGTTCCCATGGCCTAGACGAGGGAGAGCATGGCCGCCGGGAGCAGGCACCAGCAGAGTGGCTGGCAGCGCTCAAAGGGGCTTTTTTTCAAGCGATTGAGCGTTCTGGTATTGATACCAAGCAGGTGCGGGGGATAGGCGTTTCCGGACAGCAGCACGGCATGGTGGCACTGGATGCAGATGGCGTGCCGGTGTATCCCGCCAAACTGTGGTGCGATACCGAAACTAGTACTCAAAATAACGATTTAGTGGCTCGGCTTGGAGGCGAAGCGGGCTGCCTGGAGAAGCTTGGTCTGGTATTACAAACCGGCTATACCGCGTCTAAAGTGGCGTGGCTGCGCGAAAACCACCCTGATGCCTACCAGCGTATAGCCACTCTGCTACTGCCCCACGACTACCTCAACTTCTGGCTGACTGGTGAGCGAGTCACTGAGGCGGGAGATGCGTCGGGCACCGGTTATTTCGATACGCGTGCCCAATGCTGGCAGAAAGAGGTATTTGCAGCCATTGCGCCGGAACTTGACCCTGATCGTGTGCTGCCTCGCCTTATCCAGGCGCATGAGCCAGCAGGGCGAGTATGCCCGCTAGTGGCGCAAGAGCTAGGGCTTCATGATGATGTGGTGGTGTCTTCTGGCGGCGGCGACAACATGATGGGCGCAATTGGCACCGGTAATATTACTCAGGGGCTGGTGACGCTTAGTTTAGGTACGTCCGGCACGGTGTGCGCCTACTCACCTGATTCGGTGGTGTGCGACAGTGCCATGGTGGCCAATTTTTGTGCCAGCCATGGTGGTTGGCTGCCGCTTATTTGTACGATGAATGTTACGTCCGCCACGACTAAGGTGCGCGAACTGTTTGGGTTGGACTTAACCGCGTTTGGTAAGCAAATAGCGAGTGCCCCAGTTGGGGCGGAAGGTATTACCGTACTGCCGTTTTTTAACGGCGAACGGGTGCCGATGCTGCCCAATGCAACTGGCGACTTCCTTGGCTTGACCAGCCTTAATATGACTCAAGCTAACCTCTGCCGAGGGGTGATGGAAGGCGCTACCTTTGGCCTGCGCTATGGTTTGGAACTATTAGGTGAGCTAGCTGCAGGCACCAGTCAGATTAGGCTGATTGGCGGCGGTGCCAAGAGCCCAGTTTGGCGGCAAATGGTGGCTGACATTACTAATACCCAGGTAATTTGCCCAGAAATCACCGACGCTGCTGCACTAGGTGCTGCCATTCAGGCGGCTTGGTGCGATTTACATCAGGAAGGCGTTACTTTGGCATCGCTTTGTGAGCGCTTGGTGCACCTTAATACCGCTTCCCTTGCGGACCCTGATGCTGGCCGTGTTACTGCTTATGAAGTGATTTATCAGCGTTATCGCGAGGCGCTTGCTCAGCGTCATGGTATTTAA
- a CDS encoding mannitol dehydrogenase family protein — MTQLNNHNMGALSAAVETPSYDRQSVTPGIVHIGVGGFHRAHQAMYLDALMNQGEAFEWGIVGVGVMPDDKRMQKALAAQDYLYTLVVKHPDGEYQPRVIGSMVDYLFAPEDPEAVIEKMADPAIKIVSLTVTEGGYNFHPVTGEFNLDSPLVRDDLAHPEQPSTSFGLVVEALVRRRARGIAPFTVMSCDNIQGNGDVAKRMFSAYARARSAGLGDWLAAEVAFPNAMVDRITPVTAPVDIDELAQRFDIEDAWPVVCEPFTQWVLEDHFPLGRPALEKVGVQLVDDVEPYELMKLRLLNASHQALAYFGYLAGYRYAHEVCQDPLFVEFLLSYMREEGTPTLAPVPGVDLETYRLTLIERFANPQIKDTLVRLCAESSDRIPKWLVPVIRQQLAQGGEIERSAAVVASWARYVEGVDEQGEAIDIVDRLREPLMAIATNNRKNPAAFVENRELFGDLADQPRFLHAYLKILTSLHERGARATLETLVASKGTL, encoded by the coding sequence ATGACCCAGCTTAATAATCACAACATGGGTGCCCTCAGCGCGGCGGTTGAGACGCCTTCTTATGATCGGCAGTCCGTGACGCCAGGCATCGTGCATATTGGCGTCGGTGGTTTTCATCGTGCCCATCAAGCGATGTACCTTGACGCGCTAATGAACCAGGGGGAGGCGTTTGAATGGGGCATTGTGGGAGTGGGAGTAATGCCTGACGATAAGCGTATGCAGAAGGCCCTGGCTGCGCAAGACTACCTTTATACGCTCGTGGTGAAGCACCCCGACGGCGAGTATCAGCCCCGTGTGATCGGCAGTATGGTGGATTACCTGTTTGCGCCAGAAGACCCCGAAGCAGTGATCGAAAAAATGGCCGATCCCGCCATCAAGATTGTGTCGCTCACCGTGACGGAGGGGGGCTACAACTTCCATCCGGTGACCGGAGAATTCAATCTGGATTCTCCACTGGTGCGTGACGACCTTGCCCACCCCGAGCAGCCTTCCACCAGCTTTGGCTTAGTGGTGGAAGCTCTGGTTCGCCGCCGGGCACGGGGCATTGCACCTTTTACGGTGATGTCCTGCGACAATATTCAAGGTAACGGTGACGTGGCTAAGCGCATGTTCAGTGCCTACGCCCGTGCCCGCAGCGCGGGACTTGGCGACTGGCTAGCTGCCGAAGTGGCGTTTCCCAATGCCATGGTGGATCGCATCACGCCAGTGACAGCGCCCGTGGATATCGACGAGCTGGCCCAGCGGTTTGATATTGAGGATGCTTGGCCAGTGGTATGTGAGCCATTTACCCAATGGGTGTTGGAAGATCACTTTCCTTTGGGTCGCCCAGCGCTTGAGAAAGTAGGCGTTCAACTTGTCGATGATGTAGAGCCTTATGAGCTGATGAAGCTACGACTGCTCAATGCCAGCCATCAGGCGCTTGCTTATTTCGGCTACTTAGCAGGCTACCGTTACGCCCATGAAGTGTGCCAAGACCCGCTGTTTGTTGAGTTTTTGCTGAGCTACATGCGTGAAGAGGGCACGCCTACGCTGGCACCAGTGCCAGGGGTGGATTTAGAAACCTATCGGCTGACCCTGATTGAACGCTTCGCCAACCCGCAAATTAAAGACACTCTGGTACGACTATGTGCTGAAAGCTCTGATCGCATCCCCAAATGGCTCGTGCCTGTCATTCGCCAGCAGCTCGCCCAAGGAGGTGAGATTGAGCGCAGCGCCGCCGTGGTCGCCAGTTGGGCACGTTATGTTGAAGGCGTCGATGAGCAGGGAGAGGCTATCGATATTGTGGATCGCCTGCGTGAACCATTGATGGCTATTGCCACCAACAACCGCAAGAACCCCGCTGCGTTTGTCGAGAACCGCGAGCTGTTTGGCGACTTGGCTGACCAGCCTCGCTTTCTACATGCTTATCTAAAGATATTGACGTCGCTGCATGAACGGGGAGCACGGGCTACTCTTGAGACTCTGGTCGCGTCCAAAGGAACGTTGTGA
- a CDS encoding nucleoside/nucleotide kinase family protein, translating into MNPDLASLSHQLIHAAEGKARFMVAIAGPPGAGKSYRSELLCDAINRHLPGQAAVVPMDGYHFDNAVLESDQLPLKGAPNTFDVDGLHHDLTRIRQTDKPVAVPVFDRPLDLARAGGRLITPAHRIVIVEGNYLLLDQEPWRALHKLFDWTLFIDVDDAVLVERLVNRWLCMGQDHIGALERAHQKDMLNAELVKSGSVPPDQRWR; encoded by the coding sequence ATGAACCCTGATCTTGCGTCATTAAGCCACCAACTGATCCATGCGGCAGAAGGAAAAGCGCGCTTTATGGTCGCGATTGCAGGCCCTCCGGGGGCTGGGAAATCTTATCGTAGTGAATTGTTGTGCGATGCCATCAATCGGCACTTGCCAGGGCAGGCTGCTGTGGTACCCATGGATGGCTATCACTTCGATAACGCCGTGCTAGAGAGTGATCAACTACCGCTAAAGGGGGCACCAAATACCTTTGATGTAGACGGTTTGCATCATGATTTAACACGCATTCGTCAGACGGACAAGCCAGTAGCGGTGCCTGTATTTGATCGACCGTTGGATCTCGCTCGAGCCGGAGGGCGGTTGATTACTCCAGCGCACCGCATTGTGATTGTAGAAGGTAATTACTTGCTGCTGGATCAAGAACCCTGGCGGGCGTTGCACAAGCTGTTCGATTGGACGCTATTTATCGATGTGGACGATGCCGTACTGGTTGAGCGGTTGGTGAATCGCTGGCTCTGCATGGGCCAAGATCATATCGGCGCCCTCGAGCGTGCTCATCAAAAAGACATGCTTAACGCTGAACTTGTAAAAAGCGGCAGCGTGCCACCTGACCAGCGCTGGCGCTAG